The following coding sequences are from one Oscarella lobularis chromosome 19, ooOscLobu1.1, whole genome shotgun sequence window:
- the LOC136198728 gene encoding xanthine dehydrogenase/oxidase-like, producing the protein MSTPAFSCPFCRTRLKPGSDIVAVGKYRGQCPHCSNSVSFRAKSTSNGVQPLTSVTFRVNDTSYTVENASPSLTLNDWLKSQPSLKGTKHMCQEGGCGACVVALTRNDPITKKETTIAVNSCLFPILSANSCSFQTTEGIGNSSAGFHPIQARLAQHNGSQCGFCSPGMVMSMYSLLKNNSKPTKQEIEDQFDGNICRCTGYRGILDAMATFAADEHPIDVEDISACSENCNGCNQKCARNSLTTVKQILTPDGSTWFAPANVDDALSLLQTYRSSGIALVAGDTGKGVFKFEPSPPVRVSLMNIEALQTVSVGENSTGKYLTVGAAVTLSNLIDVLMENSQSGGKFDALAQHLLKIANFPVRNVGTWAGNIMLSHIHDDFPSDVLTIMQAAGASLNIVEGAEAKEYDIAEFLVTDMTSKMIVSLMIPAEDTDEKFAAYKIMPRYQNAHAYVNAGFSMKVTESGSKLSPSGMCFVYGGIAARTYRATSTEKYLIGKDLKQLDTLKGALTCLSFEIKPRSPPASSSADYRKSLAMSLFYKFYLSVVPGVSARLASASGSIDRPLSSGIETYSSDSSKYPLTQPMPKITATLQASGEAQYLNDIPSYPNEVHGAFILSTQANSTLVFLDTSAATAMPGVLRVVLPSDIPAENNWRPKDVVVSQYAEPLFVPVGSTVEFSGQALGMVVADTQAHANAAALAVKGTYKSLGPLVLTIKEAIQAGTLLNTSTPVISGDGDPMDALKSSKHQISGEIFCGPQYHFYMETQRALVVPVEDGYDVVSSTQYVDHCQRAIAQVLGITESSVNVSVKRIGGGYGGKINNAQQISCGAALAASVVKRPVRVLMDIDSNMRMLGCRPSYLSEYQIGFDDDGKLNAVIVSVSADCGFTANGDILFLYDVFFDNAYYCPHWKVISKAYKTHTPSNTACRSPGSVPSIFAMESIMEHVAKTLGKTPEEVRVINLYQKGQITPYGQQLPYCSISSLWTQLITSSDFQTRSAAIQTFNKENRWKKKGLSVVPLKFGVILSGAPFTCVISAYAGDGSVAISTGGIEMGQGLNTKIVQVAASTLGVDDISLIKIKPSYSLIGANNSTTGGSVGSELNCAAILSACQVLNDRMKAARAKLPATATWPQVVEQSYKMGINLTAEGWVDVTSRQPFSYCTYGVTCTEVELDVLTGEHELIRTDMLYDCGESMNPEIDVGQAQGAFAMGIGYWLTEHFVRDPTTGTLLTSNTWEYKPPSSKDIPADFRIAFLKDAPNPLGILRSKAVGEPPMCMSCSCLLALKHAIENARSEIQRDEHFSLNGPATVDVVQENCLVDPNQFSLYGSAPFARKTETTHLLPG; encoded by the exons ATGAGTACTCCAGCGTTTTCGTGTCCTTTCTGCCGAACAAG ACTCAAACCGGGGTCGGATATCGTCGCAGTGGGAAAATATCGAGGCCAATGCCCCCACTGCAGCAACTCGGTCTCATTTCGagccaaatcgacgtcgaatggcGTCCAACCGCTGACTAGCGTCACTTTTCGCGTGAACGACACCTCGTATACGgtcgaaaacgcgtcgccgtcgctgacGTTGAACGATTGGCTCAAGTCGCAACCGAGTCTGAAAGGAACGAAGCACATGTGCCAGGAGGGCGGCTGTGGTGCctgcgtcgtcgctctcacTCGAAACGATCCAataacgaaaaaagaaacgacgatagCTGTCAATTCA TGTTTATTTCCGATTTTGTCTGCAAATTCGTGCTCTTTTCAAACGACTGAAGGCATCGGAAA TTCGTCAGCCGGTTTTCATCCCATTCAGGCGCGTTTGGCTCAGCACAATGGCAGCCAGTGCGGATTCTGCTCGCCTGGCATGGTCATGTCCATGTACAGTCTTTTGAAGAACAATTCCAAGCCAACGAAGCAGGAGATCGAAGATCAATTTGACGGAAATATATGTAGATGCACAG GGTATCGAGGTATTCTCGATGCTATGGCGACGTTTGCGGCAGATGAACATCCTATTGACGTCGAA GATATTTCGGCGTGCAGCGAGAACTGCAACGGCTGTAACCAAAAGTGTGCAAGAAATTCTTTGACAACAGTGAAGCAGATTCTGACTCCCGACGGTTCAACGTGGTTTGCACCGGCCAACGTTGACGATGCACTTTCACTCCTGCAAACGTACAGGAGTTCTGGAATAGCTCTTGTGGCTGGAGATACAGGAAAGG GTGTGTTTAAGTTTGAACCGTCTCCACCAGTTCGCGTTTCTTTGATGAATATTGAGGCTCTTCAGACGGTGTCT GTTGGGGAAAATTCAACTGGGAAATACTTGACCGTTGGAGCTGCAGTGACGCTGTCGAATTTGATTGACGTTCTTATGGAAAATAGTCAGTCGGGAGGAAAGTTCGATGCATTGGCACAACATTTACTCAAG ATTGCAAATTTTCCTGTCAGAAAT GTTGGAACGTGGGCTGGCAATATAATGCTTTCTCACATTCACGACGACTTTCCCTCGGACGTTCTCACGATCATGCAGGCTGCAGGAGCATCTCTCAACATCG TTGAAGGCGCCGAGGCAAAAGAATACGATATTGCCGAGTTTCTTGTTACTgacatgacgtcaaaa ATGATTGTCAGTCTTATGATTCCGGCTGAAGACACCGATGAAAAATTTGCAGCGTACAAAATCATGCCTCGCTACCAGAACGCTCACGCCTACGTCAACGCGGGATTTTCTATGAAAGTGACCGAATCGGGATCGAAGCTTAGTCCGTCGGGAATGTGCTTTGTCTACGGTGGCATAGCCGCGCGCACG TATCGAGCAACGTCAACGGAAAAGTATCTGATTGGAAAAGATCTCAAGCAGCTTGACACGCTCAAGG GAGCGTTAACGTGTCTTTCATTTGAAATCAAGCCGCGTTCGCCGCCAGCATCTTCTAGTGCTGACTATCGCAAGTCCTTGGCTATGTCTCTCTTTTATAAG TTCTACTTGTCTGTTGTGCCAGGCGTTTCGGCTCGGCTCGCGTCAGCTTCTGGAAGCATCGATCGCCCTTTGAGCTCGGGAATTGAAACCTATAGCTCGGATTCGTCGAAATATCCGCTCACGCAGCCCATGCCAAAGATTACGGCTACCCTGCAG GCGTCAGGAGAGGCTCAGTACCTCAACGACATTCCGTCCTATCCAAATGAAGTTCACGGAGCTTTTATTCTTTCCACACAG GCTAATTCCACTCTGGTTTTTCTGGATACATCGGCCGCTACG GCTATGCCTGGTGTACTGCGAGTCGTCCTGCCCAGTGATATTCCGGCTGAAAACAATTGGAGGCCAAAAGACGTGGTCGTTTCTCAGTACGCTGAACCT ctCTTTGTCCCCGTCGGATCGACTGTGGAATTTTCCGGCCAAGCGTTGGGAATGGTCGTGGCGGACACTCAGGCTCACGCGAACGCGGCAGCGTTAGCCGTCAAAGGAACGTACAAGTCCCTCGGACCGCTTGTGCTGACGATCAAGGAAGCGATTCAAGCCGGCACGCTGCTAAACACTTCGACCCCAGTCATATCAGGAGATGGGGACCCAATGG ATGCATTGAAGAGCAGTAAGCATCAAATATCCGGTGAAATATTTTGCGGTCCTCAGTATCATTTCTATATGGAGACCCAG AGGGCTCTCGTTGTACCTGTCGAAGACGGCTACGACGTTGTATCGTCGACGCAATACGTTGATCATTGCCAAAGGGCAATTGCGCAGGTACTGGGCATAACGGAGAGCAG cGTGAACGTTAGCGTCAAAAGAATTGGCGGTGGCTACGGCGGAAAGATCAACAACGCGCAGCAAATTTCGTGCGGTGCCGCTCTCGCCGCTTCGGTCGTGAAAAG ACCTGTTCGCGTGCTGATGGACATCGACTCGAATATGCGAATGCTTGGTTGTCGGCCTTCCTATTTGTCAGAGTATCAG attggatttgacgacgatggaAAACTCAACGCCGTGATTGTTTCCGTTTCGGCCGACTGCGGATTTACGGCAAATGGAGATATTCTATTTCTctacgacgtcttctttgacAATG CCTATTACTGTCCTCACTGGAAAGTGATCAGCAAAGCGTACAAGACCCACACGCCGAGCAACACTGCATGCCGATCCCCTG GTTCGgtgccgtcgatttttgctATGGAGTCAATTATGGAGCACGTTGCCAAGACTTTGGGAAAGACGCCGGAGGAAGTTCGAGTGATAAATTTATATCAGAAGGGGCAGATCACGCCGTATGGGCAGCAGTTGCCCTACTGCAGCATTTCCTCGCTGTGGACTCAACTGATTACGTCGAGCGACTTCCAAACGCGAAGTGCAGCCATTCAAACGTTCAACAAG GAGAACCgttggaagaagaaaggtCTTTCCGTTGTTCCTTTGAAATTTGGAGTTATTCTAAGTGGGGCTCCCTTCACTTGTGTGATATCCGCCTATGCTGGGGACGGATCGGTTGCTATATCGACGGGAGGTATAGAAATGGGACAGGGTCTCAATACCAAG ATTGTCCAAGTGGCCGCGTCTACTTTGGGCGTCGACGATATAAGCCTAATCAAAATCAAGCCATCGTATTCATTGATTGGTGCAAATA ACAGTACGACGGGTGGCAGCGTTGGCAGTGAGCTAAACTGCGCG GCTATTCTTTCTGCCTGCCAAGTGCTTAATGACAGAATGAAGGCGGCCAGGGCCAAACTACCGGCCACAGCGACTTGGCCACAGGTGGTTGAGCAGAGCTACAAAATGGGAATTAATCTCACTGCTGAAGGCTG GGTGGATGTGACTTCAAGGCAACCGTTCAGCTATTGCACGTATGGCGTCACTTGCACCGAAGTGGAACTCGACGTGCTGACAGGCGAACACGAACTAATTCGCACAGACATGTTGTATGACTGTGGAGAGAG CATGAATCCTGAAATTGACGTTGGACAAGCTCAAGGGGCTTTTGCAATGGGCATCGGCTATTGGTTGACCGAGCATTTCGTTCGAGATCCCACTACGGGAACGCTGCTGACCTCGAACACTTGG GAATACAagccgccgtcttcgaagGATATCCCTGCTGACTTCAGAATTGCGTTTCTTAAAGATGCACCAAATCCGCTCGGCATTCTTCGATCCAAAG CTGTTGGAGAGCCGCCCATGTGCATGTCTTGCTCCTGTTTGCTTGCACTGAAGCACGCCATCGAAAATGCAAGAAGTGAAATTCAGAGGGACGAGCACTTCTCACTGA atgGACCAGCCACTGTGGATGTCGTGCAAGAAAATTGCCTCGTCGACCCTAACCAGTTTTCTTTGTACGGTTCCGCCCCCTTTGCACGcaagacggagacgacgcaTCTGCTCCCTGGTTAG
- the LOC136198748 gene encoding rho-related protein racA-like, with protein sequence MQNLKIVVVGDGAVGKSSLLISYTTNAFPSEYVPTVFDNYAANVMVDGKPVNMGFWDTAGQEDYDRLRPLSYPATDVFLLCYSIVSRASFENCASKWIPELRHHCPGAPIILVANKIDLRSGGSRRTSELVTREEGQQMAKKLECAGFYENSALTQDGISHVFLNAARAALCRPARKQRSGKRNKVEEPVPQPPILPEIERHAPWINIHTSSYAEDWGTMVNNLTSADVEFRVENQTFYAHKVVLCSASQLFRNIFHVTSDRAVDVSAAGGGVVKTRYKANQAIQANDIVAGKIPGFQCIEEKKNNGSASITSLYLSDDITSVTFMRFLRFLYTGVVDLDGESDDVIDALEKTAETFDAPNLAKICQNSKSSMDFLNPSIGTWINDRCGAAAKQLFCNESLLADVSFRVDGTVVPAHSAVLTARCEVMAAMFGGSFAESRTKEVEISSTSLECFLALLEYLYTDHAPIEDTDSVGLLVVANQFCLPRLVTLCELYITKEVDRATTNRIAEADIDVIGLLLTCQMHNARQLGDWCLHFIATNHSAMQRRPEFKLLEGDNLRYVDENQYPPPSYFKDLEEYEKLMAEREKKKKKKQEAGCCIM encoded by the exons ATGCAGAACCTGAAaatagtcgtcgtcggcgacggcgccgtgGGCAAGTCGTCCCTTCTCATCTCCTACACAACGAACGCTTTTCCGAGCGAATACGTTCCCACCGTATTCGACAATTACGCGGCTAACGTCATGGTAGACGGAAAACCCGTGAACATGGGTTTCTGGGACACAG cTGGGCAGGAGGATTACGATCGGTTGAGACCGTTGTCGTATCCTGCGAcggacgtctttcttctctgctATTCGATTGTGTCTCGGGCGTCTTTCGAAAACTGCGCGTCGAAGTGGATTCCCGAGTTGAGGCATCACTGTCCCGGTGCTCCTATCATTCTCGTCGCGAATAAAATCGATTTGAGATCGGGCGgatcgcgacgaacgtcggaATTGGTCACACGAGAAGAGGGGCAACAGATGGCAAAGAAACTAg AATGCGCTGGATTTTATGAGAACAGTGCCCTGACTCAGGACGGCATCTCGCACGTATTTCTCAACGCTGCGAGAGCCGCTTTGTGTCGCCCAGCCAGAAA gcaaaggagTGGCAAAAGGAACAAAGTCGAGGAGCCCGTTCCCCAGCCTCCCATCCTGCCCGAAATCGAGCGTCACGCTCCCTGGATCAATATACACACGTCGTCCTATGCGGAGGATTGGGGCACGATGGTGAATAATTTGACGTCggccgacgtcgaatttcgcgtGGAAAATCAGACGTTCTACGCGCACAAAGTCGTCCTGTGTTCGGCGTCTCAACTCTTTCGAAACATATTCCACGTGACGTCGGATCGAGCCGTCGACGTGTCGGCggcgggcggcggcgtcgtcaaaacgCGATACAAGGCCAATCAAGCGATCCAAGCCAATGACATAGTCGCAGGAAAGATACCAGGATTCCAATGCATAGAAGAAAA GAAAAACAACGGCAGTGCCTCTATTACTTCTCTCTATCTGTCTGATGATATTACCTCTGTGACGTTCATGcgatttcttcgctttctctaCACGGGCGTTGTCGACTTGGATGGCGAAtcggacgacgtcatcgacgcttTGGAGAAGACGGCGGAGACGTTCGACGCGCCGAATTTGGCGAAAATATGCCAAAATTCGAAATCCAGCATGGACTTTCTCAATCCGAGCATCGGTACGTGGATCAACGATCGATgcggcgccgccgcgaaGCAGCTCTTCTGCAACGAATcgcttctcgccgacgtctcgtttcgaGTCGACGGAACCGTCGTGCCGGCTCACTCGGCCGTGCTGACGGCTCGATGCGAAGTCATGGCGGCAATGTTCGGCGGAAGTTTTGCGGAAAGTCGTACGAAGGAG gttgaGATTAGTAGCACGTCGCTCGAATGTTTTCTCGCTTTGCTCGAGTATCTCTACACTGATCACGCTCCTATTGAAGACACTGATTCTGTTGGTCTTCTCGTCGTGGCTAATCAGTTCTGTTTGCCCCGTCTCGTCACTCTCTGCGAGCTCTACATTACCAAGGAAGTCGacagagcgacgacgaatcgcatAGCTGAAGCAgatattgacgtcatag GTTTGCTTTTGACGTGTCAGATGCACAATGCTCGACAGCTCGGCGACTGGTGTCTTCACTTCATTGCAACCAACCACTCGGCGATGCAACGGCGTCCGGAATTCAAACTGCTCGAAGGCGACAATCTGCgctacgtcgacgaaaatcaatATCCGCCTCCTTCCTATTTCAAAGACTTGGAGGAATACGAAAAGCTGATggcagagagagaaaagaagaagaagaagaagcaggaGGCTGGATGTTGTATTATGTAA
- the LOC136198780 gene encoding dnaJ homolog subfamily C member 5-like: MDDEKAGLQTKDDPRESTNLYRTLGLEADATQEEIKKAYRKQALRYHPDKNPDDPSAAERFKVINQAKTILMDEKKKAIYDSYGMWGLQIAEQIGEDNVGLYLALNSKICKGLIICCGVLTGCYFCFCCFCCFCCCCGKCKPQEDGSGEVPQADDLEVDEDNSVPVTSQPQKEYGSTDE, from the exons ATGGATGACGAAAAGGCCGGATTGCAAAC AAAAGACGACCCGCGCGAAAGCACGAATCTCTACCGAACGCTCGGTCTCGAAGCCGACGCCACCCAAGAAGAGATCAAGAAAGCATATAGAAAG CAAGCGCTTAGATATCATCCCGATAAGAATCCTGACGATCCGTCTGCCGCAGAGAGGTTCAAGGTCATCAATCAAGCGAAGACAATTCTAATggatgagaaaaagaaggccaTTTATGACAGTTATGGCATGTGGGGTCTGCAAATTGCCGAGCAAATAGGAGAGGAC aatGTTGGACTATATTTGGCGCTGAATAGCAAAATTTGCAAG ggtCTCATCATTTGCTGTGGAGTTCTTACTGGTTGCTATTTCTGCTTCTGttgcttctgctgcttttgctgctgttgcGGCAAGTGCAAACCTCAGGAAGATGGCTCCGGCGAAGTGCCTCAAGCCGATGACCTGGAGGTCGATGAAGACAACAGTGTTCCAGTAACGAGTCAACCTCAAAAAGAGTATGGATCAACTGATGAATGA
- the LOC136198770 gene encoding DDB1- and CUL4-associated factor 7, which produces MSTGKRKEIYKYAAPWPVYSMNWSIRPDKRFRLALGSFLEEYNNRVQIVSLDEEKGEFTLKSCFEHPYPTTKVIWIPDSKGSLPDLLATAGDYLRIWRVGESDTKLECLLNNNKNSDFCAPLTSFDWNEIDPNLLGTSSIDTTCTIWGLETGQIVGRTNLISGFVKTQLIAHDKEVYDIAFSRAGGGRDLFASVGADGSVRMFDLRHLEHSTIIYEDEFHRALLRLSWNKQDPNYLATFAMDGQEVIILDVRMPCFPVAKLSNHKAQVNGVAWAPHSSCHICTAADDHQALIWDIQQMPRPIEDPILAYSSEGEINQIQWASTQPDWIAIGYNNFMEILRV; this is translated from the exons ATGTCGACGGGAAAACGCAAGGAAATCTATAAGTACGCCGCTCCCTGGCCTGTATACAGCATGAACTGGAGCATACGACCCGATAAAAGATTTCGACTTGCCTTGGGAAGCTTCCTCGAAGAGTACAATAACAGA GTCCAAATAGTATCtctagacgaagaaaagggcGAATTCACTTTGAAGTCCTGCTTCGAGCATCCCTATCCGACTACGAAAGTCATTTGGATTCCTGATAGT AAAGGGTCCCTGCCTGATTTGTTGGCAACTGCTGGTGACTATTTGAGAATTTGGAGAGTCGGAGAGTCGGACACGAAATTGGAATGCCTTTTGAATAAC AATAAGAACTCTGATTTCTGTGCtccgttgacgtcattcgatTGGAACGAAATCGATCCGAATCTCTTGGGGACATCGAGTATCGATACGACGTGCACCATTTGGGGATTGGAG ACTGGACAGATCGTGGGAAGAACGAATCTCATATCAGGCTTTGTGAAGACCCAGTTGATAGCCCACGACAAAGAG gtttATGATATTGCCTTCAGTCGTGCCGGCGGCGGACGAGATCTCTTCGCTTCCGTCGGAGCCGACGGTTCCGTGAGAATGTTCGACCTTCG ACATCTTGAGCATTCGACGATAATCTACGAAGACGAATTTCATCGAGCCTTGTTGCGTCTGTCGTGGAACAAGCAGGATCCGAATTATCTGGCAACGTTTGCTATGGACGGCCAAGAG GTCATTATACTTGATGTCCGAATGCCTTGCTTCCCCGTCGCAAAACTGAGCAATCACAAGGCCCAAGTCAATGGAGTCGCTTGGGCTCCCCACTCGTCGTGCCACATATGTACAGCAG ctGATGACCACCAGGCTCTGATATGGGACATCCAGCAGATGCCTCGGCCTATCGAAGATCCCATACTCGCTTATTCATCGGAAGGCGAAATTAATCAGATACAGTGGGCTTCGACGCAGCCTGATTGGATCGCAATTGGTTATAATAACTTCATGGAAATACTGCGTGTGTAG
- the LOC136198768 gene encoding metalloendopeptidase OMA1, mitochondrial-like: protein MFLRHFLRENRLIFLPKTSCRSPFHVSSSRNAFWLTGPVIYRVVAFFGGKFLKRAWKKLPEAKRNRVTQVFRKNRLKMAYASMSAAGLTVAYYGYHLESAPITERKRFITVSKDDVNSLSNILLSIQLNEFKESLLDYDDIRHQRVKKMAFKLVESNQLSKRFPEIEWKITVINSPVRNAFVMPNGVIVMFTGMLDLLQTDDMLAGVLGHEMAHAVLEHMREAASRDRFINFFSLIITTAAWIVLPDVAAFFTQWFHERTASVLLKLPYSRKLENEADAVGLTFAAKACFDVREVPVLWRAFQSNEEIGLEWQSTHPDSSHRAESLELLMPVALAQRNECKCATLPERNLMYFEALVQQVETKMAHSTI, encoded by the exons ATGTTCCTTAGgcattttcttcgcgaaaaTAGACTCATCTTCCTTCCCAAGACGTCGTGTCGCTCTCCTTTCCACGTgtcgtcttcgcgaaacGCTTTCTGGCTCACCGGTCCCGTTATATATCGAGTGGTGGCCTTTTTTGGgggaaaatttttgaaaagagcGTGGAAAAAATTGCCTGAAGCAAAGCGAAATCGCGTAACGCAGGTATTTCGAAAGAATCGCCTAAAAATGGCGTACGCGTCAATGAGCGCAGCGGGACTCACCGTCGCATATTACGGCTATCATCTTGAAAGTGCTCCAATCACCGAAAGAAAGAG GTTCATAACTGTGTCTAAAGATGACGTAAATTCCTTGTCCAATATCTTGCTGTCGATTCAACTCAACGAATTCAAAG AGTCTCTTCTCGATTACGACGACATTCGACATCAACGAGTTAAAAAAATGGCGTTCAAACTAGTGGAATCGAATCAATTATCAAAACGTTTTCCAGAGATAGAATGGAAAATTACAGTGATCAACAGTCCAGTCAGGAATGCTTTTGTCATGCCG AACGGTGTGATTGTAATGTTTACGGGCATGCTCGACTTGTTGCAGACGGACGATATGCTGGCTGGCGTTCTCGGTCACGAAATGGCTCACGCTGTGCTTGAGCACATG AGGGAAGCTGCCAGTCGAGATCGATTCATAAACTTCTTTTCGTTGATTATAACGACTGCTGCTTGGATCGTTCTTCCCGACGTCGCGGCCTTTTTTACGCAGTGGTTTCACGAGAGGACAGCCTCT GTGCTATTGAAACTGCCCTATTCAAGGAAattagaaaacgaagcggatGCTGTTGGTCTAACGTTTGCCGCTAAG GCTTGTTTCGATGTGAGGGAAGTACCTGTGCTATGGCGTGCGTTTCAGAGCAACGAAGAAATTGGCTTGGAGTGGCAGTCAACTCACCCTGATTCGAGCCATAGAGCTGAATCGCTCGAGTTGTTGATGCCCGTCGCTCTAGCTCAGAGAAACGAATGCAAGTGTGCCACGCTTCCCG aaagGAATCTCATGTATTTTGAGGCTTTGGTACAACAAGTTGAGACCAAAATGGCACACAGTACTATTTAA